The DNA window ATGCTCGCAGGCTCCCTCTTCGGATCGCTGGCTGGCTCCATCGCAGGGGGCGTTGGCTCGGCCCTGGCCGATCTGCTCTCAGGCTACGGCCACTGGGCTCCCTTCACCTTGGTGATAAAGGGGATCGAGGGTTACATAGCGGGTCTGTCGAGGGAAAGGAGAGGGCTCCTCAAGCTGCTCATACTGATACTCGCTGGCGCCGAGATGGTTCTCGGCTACTTCCTAGTCGAGGTCTTGCTCTACGGGCTCGGGGGGGCGCTGGCTGAGGTCCCCGGGAACAGCTTCCAAGCGGTCTCCGGGGTGGTCTTCGCTTATATCCTAACCCCGGTGGTGAGGAGGGTGCTCTGAGGGATGATCAACAAGCTGAGGGGAAAGCTTCCCCCCGAGTTCCTCAAGGAGGAGGTCTTCTCCAGGCTCCCCCTACCATCGAAGGACGAGCGCGTGATCCTGGGACCGGCCATAGGGGAGGACGCCGCGATAATCAAGCTTGGTGATGAGCTCCTGGCCGTGCACTCCGATCCAGTCACCGGTGGGGGAAAGCTCGCGGGGTGGCTCTCCGTCTACGTGGCCTCAAACGACATAGCAACCAGGGGCGTGAGACCCCTTTGGCTCCTCCCGGTTTTCCTCTTCAGGGAGGGGGCTGATGAGAGCGAGATACTGGGCCTGGTCGACCAGGTCGGAGAGGCCGCCGGCAGGATAGGGGCTACCGTCATAGGTGGTCACACGGAGGTGACGCCGAAGCTCGGCTTCAACATAGTGGTCACGACAGCCATGGGGGTCGGTAAGAGGGTTCTGAGGACCGGAGATGCTAGAAAAGGAGATCTCATAGTGATGACGAAGGAGTGCGCTTTGGAGGGCACAGCAATACTTTCCAGCGAGCTCAGCGAAAGATTGACCTCCGAGGGTCTGAGCCGGGAGGTTCTGAGGAGGGCCAGCAGGTTCATAGAGGAGATAAGCGTTCTGGAGGAATCCATGATAGCTGCCAGTTTCAACGGAGTTCACTCGATGCACGATCCCACGGAGGGCGGCATCTTAGGAGGCGTCCAAGAGATGGCATTTGCCTCGGGGCTCGGTTTCAGGGTGTACGAGGATAGGATCCCCATCAGGGAGGAGACGAGGGAGGTGTGTAGGGCCCTGAGCCTGGATCCCCTCAGGTTGATAAGCTCGGGAAGCCTCCTAATAGCCGTAGAAAGGAGCAAGGCCGAGGAGCTGGTCTCGGCCATTGAGCGCGCAGGAGTGAGGGCCAGCATCATAGGCGAGCTGATCGATAGGAGGGAGGGAATGATCGTCCTCAGGAGAGATGGAAGGGAGGAGGACGCTTCCGATCCCGTCTTGGATGAGCTTTGGAGGATCTTGGGCGATCAGCCCGCCCGGGAGGGCGCGGCTCCGGACCCAAAAGATTAAAAAATATGACGCATACGTCGCCGGGTGTGCGGGGTTGGATGTCGTCGTCTGCCTCAAGCTCGTGTACGATGAGACCCAGATACCGGTTGAGGGTGACAAACTTTTACTAGAAAGGGCGCCCGTCAAGCTGAGTGACATAGATAAGAACGCATTGGAGGAGGCAGTGAGGATCAAGGAGAGAGCTGGAGGTAGGGTCACCGCCGTCACCGTGGTGACCGGTCCCTATGATGAAGCCGTGCTCAACGAGGCCATAGCCATGGGGGTGGATAGGGCCATCGTGGTGAGGGGGTTAAGCGGGCACAACCCCGCCAAGACCGCTAAGGCCGTCGCGGAGGTCCTCAAGGGGAAGGAAATCAGCTATGACCTGATCCTATGCGGGGAGGGTTCCTCAGACCAGTACAGCTGCGCTTTCGCTCCCATGCTCGCTGAGTACCTTTCAATTCCGGTCATAACATTCGTTGGAAGGCTTGAGGTCAACGGAACCACCTTGAGAGCGGAGAGGCTCCTGGAGACGGGCTATGAGGTCGTTGAAGTGAGCCTCCCGGCGGTGGTCTCGGTCACTTCCGAGATAAACGAGCCAAGGATTCCAAGCGTTCTGCAGATAATGAAAGCCGGAAAGAGGGAGAAGATCGTGATAAGCTCCGAGGAGCTCGATATAGCTGCACCGGAGCTGATAATATCTGAGGTCAAGGCCTACGTCAAGGAGAGGATGAGGAGGAGGATAGAGGGAGACATTGAGGCGGCTCTAAATGAGATCTTGAGAGTTCTGGAGGAGAAGGGGGTGGTCCCATGAGGATTCTCCTTGTATCCGATTCCTCCAACTTACCCAAGCTGATCTCCTCGGTCTCCGGCCTGAACCCCAGCTACATGGAGGCCTTAACAAATGGGGAGTCACCCGCGAGTGTGGACAAGCTCCTCATACTGAGGGGATCCCTCACGAACGATTGCTGGGTCGAATTGGCCTCGGAGAGGGCTAAGGGGTTCGACTTAGTGGCCCTCCCATCGACCAGGGATATGAGGGAGATAGCCCCCAGGCTCTCGGTCAGGCTTGGGATCCCCTACATCTCTGGGGTGACCCAGGCGAGCCTAGAGGATGGCAGAGTCCGGGCCTCGAGGCTCTGCTTCGGGGGCAGGGGCATAGAGCTCCTATCCGCCAGCCTACCATCCGTCCTGAGCTTCGACCTCAGCGGGTTCGAGCCATCCATGGGCAGTCCCAAGAGCAGGGAGGAGCTGGAACCGGCCTGCGAGCAGAGGGTGAGGGTTTTGGAGAGGAGGGAGAAAGCCTCTGAGGTCGACCTCTCGAAGGCGGAGGTCATAGTCTCCGTCGGGAGGGGATTGAGGAGGAAGGAGGACCTTGAGATGATAAGGGAGCTTGCCAGCCTTCTGAGAGCCGAGATAGCATGCACTAGACCTATATCGGCTGACCTCAAGTGGCTGCCCGAGGAGAGGCACGTGGGCATGACGGGCGTGAGGGTCAGGCCCAGGCTCTACCTGGCCCTCGGCATATCGGGGCAGATACAGCATGTGGTCGGATTCAGGGATGCCGAAACTGTAGTTGCCGTCAACACGGATGCTGAGGCTCCAATCGGTGAGGTGAGCGATTACTTCGTGGTAGCGGACCTCTACGAGTTCGTGCCGAGGTTGATAGAGGCCCTGAGGAGGTGATCACTCAACGAACTTGCCGCCGAGGATCTCGATGGCGTCATCCATCCCCCTCTCATTCCCCACCAGGATGAGCTGATCCCCCTCCATGAGCAGCTCGCTGTCCTTTGGGTCATATATCCACCTCAATCCCCTCTTTATCGCTAAAATCCAAACACCAGTGCTCTCCTCCAGATTCAGATCCCTTATCCTCCTCCCAACGGCCCTGCTCCCCTCCTCCAGCACAGCCCTCCTGATCGTGTCCTCGCTCTCCTCGACGATGAGCTCGAGGACCGGGTGCCTGGCTATGCCCCTCTCCACTATGGAAGCTATGGAGTAGGCCGCATCCCCCACCCTCTCCGAGGAGGAGGCCACCCTCACTATCGGGATCACCTCCCTCGGATCCCCGAATATATCCGTTGAGGAGAAGACTATCTCGTAAACCCTGTCCTCCAGCTCGTCCAGCTCCTCCTCAAGCCTCTTGACCTCCAGAACCATCTCGAGGTTGTTGTAAAATATTGAAGCGTATGAGAGGTAGAGGGAGAGCTCCGATAGGTTCCTCATGCTGCTCAGCACCTCAGCCAATCTCCTCATGTCATCGCTCATCCTCTCGAGGGGCACCTTGGGCGTGTGATCCCTGCCCTCGTATCCGGAGGCGAGCGTCCTCAGGTTCTCCAGACTCTCTGCTGGACCCTCAACGAGCAGCAGATCGCCCTCCTCTATCTCAAGCTTCTCCGGGATTTGGTAAATCCACCTGCCATCCCTCTTCAGTGCCAGGACCTCGCAGCCAGCCAAGTTAACAGGATCCCCTATCAGCTCACCGCTCATCGAGATGAGCGAGGATCCCTCCCCCACCCTGATGAGCCCTATCACCTCGTCGGCCTTATAGAGCATCCAGCTGAGCACTGGATGCATTGGAAATCTCTTGATGACGAGCCTGGCCAGATCGGCCATTGCATCTGAAACCTCATTCACCGCAACGCCTATGTCCAGCAGGCCCGCCAGCGCATCGACCTCCCTCTTGGAGGCCCCGGACATGAGGGCTATCTTGAAGAGTTCATGGGATAGGGAGTCAAGTTCCGCCTCGACAAAGAACACCTCATTGGCCAGTTCCTCATCATTATACATGAGGGATGCGTAGGCGAGGCTCAGGGCGAATTCTGAGGCATTTTTCATCTCCAGGAGTATCTCTTTGACGCTTCTCATGCCCGAATCCGGCCTCATTCCTGCTGGAAGCGACAGGACATGATTATAAATGTTTATGATACCGGCGGAGCGCGTCCCATGATGCCATTGGGGATACCTGGGTTGGGGACGATTTTTGAGCGAGCCTTTGAGGGATTTCATCATCCTCACTCAAACAATTGAAGCTTCTCCCACACCTTAGAGAGCTTTCTCACCTTGGTGAACCTTCCATGATGTTCCCTCCACCATCTCATGCGGGTCGCATCGGAGCGGCCGGCTCAACGGCATCGCTGGCTTGACGATCATTTGGAGACATCAGGACCATCGTCCAAGAATTCGACATCGTCTGAGCCCAGGTACTCCCCAGTTGATATCTCTATCAGCTCCAGCGGTATCCTCCCGACGTTAACCACCTTGTGCGGCGCGCCCAGCGGTATCCTCAGACCCTCCCCCCTGGAGAGTATCCTCTCATCCCCATCGACCACGACCTTGGCCGTGCCACTCAGCACCTGCCAGTATATGGACCTGTGGAAGTGCCTCTTCGGCCCCAGGGATCTCCCTGGATACAGCTTCAGCCTGTTGACCTCGTAGCTATCGCCGGTCAGCAGGATGGTTTTAGTCCCCCAGCTCTCGTACCTCACCCTGTGCTCCATCACCTCAGGAAGCCCGTCCCGAAGCATTCCCTCGACTAGCTCCTTCAGGTTCTGCCCGCTGCCCTTGGGCATGACCAGGATGGCGTCCTCATCGTCAACAACTATCATATCGCTCACATCAACTAGGGCGACCAGCCTCTTCGAGATTATCAGGTTGTTCCTGGCGTTGGAGTACCTGACCCTCCCGCTCCTGGCGTTGCCGTCTGCGTCCTTCTGAAGGAGCTCGTAAACGGACTCGAAGCTGCCCAGATCGCTCCATCCGAGTCCCTCCGATAGGATTGCAGCGAGCCTGTCGGGGACCCTGGAGAGGGTACCGGAGCTCACGTCTATGCTCTGAACATACCTGTAGGCCTCCTCAATGTCTCCGAATTTCCTGAGCGGGTCCGTCACTCCTGGAAGTGTGCTCTCCATAAGTTCCATCATCAGAGATGTCCTGAAAACCATTATCAGTGTGTTCCAAGCCCAATTCCCTTCATCAAGCATTCTAATCGCTTCATCCAACCCGGGCTTCTCCCTGAACTCCT is part of the Candidatus Korarchaeota archaeon NZ13-K genome and encodes:
- a CDS encoding ECF transporter S component, which gives rise to MPRESSSKFVAIVGVMAALTTVATMIVQIPTPATKGYINLGDTMVMLAGSLFGSLAGSIAGGVGSALADLLSGYGHWAPFTLVIKGIEGYIAGLSRERRGLLKLLILILAGAEMVLGYFLVEVLLYGLGGALAEVPGNSFQAVSGVVFAYILTPVVRRVL
- a CDS encoding AIR synthase gives rise to the protein MINKLRGKLPPEFLKEEVFSRLPLPSKDERVILGPAIGEDAAIIKLGDELLAVHSDPVTGGGKLAGWLSVYVASNDIATRGVRPLWLLPVFLFREGADESEILGLVDQVGEAAGRIGATVIGGHTEVTPKLGFNIVVTTAMGVGKRVLRTGDARKGDLIVMTKECALEGTAILSSELSERLTSEGLSREVLRRASRFIEEISVLEESMIAASFNGVHSMHDPTEGGILGGVQEMAFASGLGFRVYEDRIPIREETREVCRALSLDPLRLISSGSLLIAVERSKAEELVSAIERAGVRASIIGELIDRREGMIVLRRDGREEDASDPVLDELWRILGDQPAREGAAPDPKD
- a CDS encoding electron transfer flavoprotein beta subunit/FixA family protein, which translates into the protein MEGRRTLPIPSWMSFGGSWAISPPGRARLRTQKIKKYDAYVAGCAGLDVVVCLKLVYDETQIPVEGDKLLLERAPVKLSDIDKNALEEAVRIKERAGGRVTAVTVVTGPYDEAVLNEAIAMGVDRAIVVRGLSGHNPAKTAKAVAEVLKGKEISYDLILCGEGSSDQYSCAFAPMLAEYLSIPVITFVGRLEVNGTTLRAERLLETGYEVVEVSLPAVVSVTSEINEPRIPSVLQIMKAGKREKIVISSEELDIAAPELIISEVKAYVKERMRRRIEGDIEAALNEILRVLEEKGVVP
- a CDS encoding electron transfer flavoprotein subunit alpha/FixB family protein; this translates as MRILLVSDSSNLPKLISSVSGLNPSYMEALTNGESPASVDKLLILRGSLTNDCWVELASERAKGFDLVALPSTRDMREIAPRLSVRLGIPYISGVTQASLEDGRVRASRLCFGGRGIELLSASLPSVLSFDLSGFEPSMGSPKSREELEPACEQRVRVLERREKASEVDLSKAEVIVSVGRGLRRKEDLEMIRELASLLRAEIACTRPISADLKWLPEERHVGMTGVRVRPRLYLALGISGQIQHVVGFRDAETVVAVNTDAEAPIGEVSDYFVVADLYEFVPRLIEALRR
- a CDS encoding cupin domain-containing protein gives rise to the protein MGPSSLGDRMKVALILAGGFGTRLWPLSRKDFPKQFAKIMSDISTYQQSLRRARLMADRIVVVTSGIYKYLAIGQAEEIGVDLEEEDIILEPERRNTAPAIYYSLMRISERYGPDTITLLLPSDHVILNDSELLRAYSRALAAASERAVLITVPPSKPEPGLGYVKLGGELSEGVREVKEFREKPGLDEAIRMLDEGNWAWNTLIMVFRTSLMMELMESTLPGVTDPLRKFGDIEEAYRYVQSIDVSSGTLSRVPDRLAAILSEGLGWSDLGSFESVYELLQKDADGNARSGRVRYSNARNNLIISKRLVALVDVSDMIVVDDEDAILVMPKGSGQNLKELVEGMLRDGLPEVMEHRVRYESWGTKTILLTGDSYEVNRLKLYPGRSLGPKRHFHRSIYWQVLSGTAKVVVDGDERILSRGEGLRIPLGAPHKVVNVGRIPLELIEISTGEYLGSDDVEFLDDGPDVSK